In the genome of Pirellulales bacterium, the window AACCTCGGGAGCGTCGTCCTTCAGGCCGACGGTAACGACAAGCTTTGCCGCGTCGAGCGTTGGATACTTGCCGGCGCTGCGCAGCGCGGTAATCCGCTCGAAGACTTGCTTGTTGCGCAGCCGGGTTTGAATCTCGCGTTTGGCGGCACGGAACTCTTCCTTGACAGGATCATCGGGCGCGGCTTCCTTCGCGGGTGCCTTTGCCGCGTTCGCCTTCGGCGCGGCTTTGTCGACGGCCGCTACGCGCTCGACGAGCAGCCCACCGGCGAGCGCGATCAGCAGCGCAAGCGACAAGAATCCGGTGGATCGAAATCGAAAAGCTGGCAACCGTGACGGCCGGCAGTTGGTGAGTTGCATTCGCATTCGCGCCGGCACGGTAGCCTCCTCGCCACGCGAGGTCGCGCGGCGCATCTGCCGTCGCCGCGCTGACCAGCGGCCGGTGGATGCCTATATCCTTTATTGTCAGGGGCCGGTTCGTCGGCGTCAACGATTGCATCGTTCGCCGTCGCGGGTGACCTACGGCGAACAGCGAAAGTCGCGCCCACAATCCTAGTGCCTGACCACCGCAGCGATCCGCCGCATAGATTCCTGTGCAATCCGTTATTTGCCAGAGGCGTTTTCGTACGGCTTGAGAATTTCGCCGGGCGGTATGCCGGCGATCGGCTCGAACCCGCCGTCGGCGATCTTGGCCCCCAGCCGGGTCACGGTACGGAAATAGGCGTCACTGAGGCGCTCGTTCGTCAGCTTGAACCGCAGATCCTGGCAAGCCACGTCACCGGCCGTCTGCAGCAGCTCGTCCGTCTGCTTGGCCGCGTACAGAGCCGTGACCAGCATCGTGACCAGGTTCTGCACGCGGAGCGAAAGCTCGGACATTCGGCATTGCCGATCCGCCAAATTCAGTTGATGCTTGCGCATCGAGCTGCTGATCTCGCGGGCCATGTGCGTCAGGCCGTCGATGGCGAATCGCGCATGCGCGGTCAAGGCATCAGGCATTTTGGGCAAGGCCCCCAACTGTCGGCTGCCGAAACGTTCGCCGACGAGCCACTTGGCATAGGGCACCAGTACCGGCGCCAGCCCCTTCAGATGGGCAAGATCGGTCAGGTTCGGCTCTTTGACTTGCAGCTTTGCCAAAACCCGGCCGACCGGCTCGAAGAACGTTTTGCCGTGCTGTTTCACCAATGACTTGAAGAAGGCCATGGCCAGCATCTCCCCCTCGCCTTCGTAAATGCAGGGGGCGAAATACTCGTGGCAGTTGTCACCGAAGAGATGCCCATGCAAGAACGAGCGTCCGCCGTGCGTCTTCATCAGGAATTCGATCGCGGCTTCCTTCTGCGATTCACTGCCAAATATCTTGGCAATCGTGCATTCCATTTCGCCGCGATAGCCTTCGTCCAATAGCCACGAACACCACTCGACCAGCGCATCGCAGGCCACGATCATGCCGGCCAGACGGCCGACGCGCCCTTGCACAAGCTCGCGGCGATCGATTGCTTCGCCATACGTCAGCCGATAGCGAGTCCAGGGAAGAATGCTGGCTAGCATGACGCGCAACCCGCCCGAGGCATTCGCGCACACTGCGACCCGGCCGCGGTTCAGACCGTGATAGGCCACGGTCAGCCCGTTGCCGAATTTCGGCTTCAGCAAGTTCTCCTTCGGCACGCGGAAGTTCTTGAATAGCAGCCCGTTGTTGTAGGAATGCTTGAGGGCGTATAGCCCATAACGAACCAACTGGAAGTGTTCGTTCTCCTCAGGCAAATCGACCAGCAACACTTCCGGGCGGTTATCAATCAGGCAGACCAGCGCCACGATACGCCCGGGTAGCGCGTTGGTAATGAAAAGCTTCTCGCCATTAACGACATAAGCGTCACCGTCGAGCACGGCGCGGGTTTTGAGCGCGGTCATGTCCGAGCCGGCGCCAGGCTCGGTCAGCGCAAAACCCGAGATGCGATCGCCGTTGGCCAGGCGAGTCAGAAAACGCTCTTTTTGCTCGGACGTGCCCATGCCGTGCAGGGGATCGACGGCGCCGACGCAGCCATGCACGCTTCCCAGTCCGGCCAGGGTGGAAAACACAGTCGCCATGCGCACTAAGTAAGGCATGAAGACCGACATCGGCGCAGCCTGCCCGCCATATTCCTGCTCGACGAGCAATCCCCAATACCCGGCGGCCCCCAATTCGGCAAAGACGTGAGGCAGGAGCTTGCCGTTATGGTCCAACAGTGTCCCCGCCGCGATGTGCCGGCGGACGATCGACAGCGACTCCTCCATCGCTTGCGCGCAGGCCGCCGTGGGCTTGGCCGGCGCGCCCGCCTGAAACAGTTCGAGCGGGAAGTTGTGATCCCACACCGCGCGATGGATCGGGCTGGCCGTGGTCTGATAACGGGCTTCGAAAAACGACTCGAGCTGCTCGTCGGCTCGGTCCATAGCGCCGGTCGATCGGGCTTCCAGCTCGCTCTTGCCGCTGAGCTTCAGCGACGTCTCGACGAACGTCTCGGACCCCGACTCGGGCGTCTTGCTATGCGACATGGGATCATCCTCCGAACGGGCGGGCCAGGCAGGAATCGCGCGCCGGGAGCACCTGTGCCGGCGCAAGGTCAGAATCAACGAAAGCGAGCCGCGTAGTCCCCCAGCGAGCCTCACTTATAACAGAGCCACTGGCGCGCGGCCAAATTGCGCGAATTCAAAGCTACGCGGACAACCTTCGCGCAGCGAAAGTCTGTGCGGTTGAACGGGCCGAATCCGTCCCATGAGGATCGTCCCAGCGGATTTATTCCGCGCTCGGGGCGACGTTCTCAGGCATCGCGGGGCGCCAGGCGCTGGGGGAATCACACGCCACGCACGGGGCCAGCGTGATCATGCCGCTGCACTTGGGACAGCGGATGTGGGCTTCCAGCGTGAAGTAATGGCCATAAGGCACCCCGGCCAGGCAGAGTTGGCGGATTGACTTGTCCTCGGCCATATCGATCCGTTCCACCTCGGCCGCGCTCAGGCCGACAGCAGCCGCGATCCGCTCGTAGTCCGTAATGCCCATCTCCATCAGTGAGATGGCGGCGGCGGCCGCATAGGGCACCTTGATGCCACGTTGCGTGGGATGCCGCCAGGGACGACGCCGGGGCTTCTTGGCTGCTTCAGACTGCTTAGTAAGAGGCTTTGTCATTTCCGGATCGACGGTGGTCTTCTTAGTGGCCTTCGAGCGACTGGTGGCGGACACCGCCGGTCGGGCTGCGGGCCGGTTGCGGGGGGGAACTTCCGTGTCCCGAGGTCGCTGGGATCGCCGCGATGGCGCCGCCCGGCGGGTGGGATATTTATTCCTGCAGTTTGCAGTCATGGGGGGTCTTTTCACAAGGGGAAATCCGAGAAAATCGCGAGAGACAAGAATTTGGCGATCCCTCGCCCGCGCGGAATGAACTACTTCTTTAGACGCCCGACAGTTTCAAAGAGTTCGCTCGCAAGGCCTAACTGGGCAATAAATTACGGCCGAACACCCCATTTGCCGGGGGAAAATGGTCGCCTTCCACCCCGTTTGGCTACCACCCGCTCCCACAGGCGAGCCGGACAAAATGACGCTAACCCGTCAGGTCTACCGACGAGCGCGAGAGGGGTGTCGCCTGGGGTCGGACGACGGAAGGGTACCGCGGAGGCGCAGAGTCACGGAGGAAGGCACTTGCGAATGTCCGAGAACCGAGGGCTACTGCCGAGCGAGAGCGTTCCCGCCCACTAGCGACCAGCTACCGACTACTTCTCTTCACTGCCCGTTGCCTGCCGCCCACTGCCCGCTAGTTCCACCACCAAATGGCCGGCTGGCCGGCCGTGGCTTTGTCGTCCGCGGGGCGGGCGGCTTTCGTGCGTAGCGGGTCGAGCTTGGCGCTCTGCTCTTTGCGGTCGGCTTCGCCCCAGGAGTGGATCAGCACGCCGCCCGAGGCGCTGATGATCCAGTTG includes:
- a CDS encoding acyl-CoA dehydrogenase family protein, whose protein sequence is MSHSKTPESGSETFVETSLKLSGKSELEARSTGAMDRADEQLESFFEARYQTTASPIHRAVWDHNFPLELFQAGAPAKPTAACAQAMEESLSIVRRHIAAGTLLDHNGKLLPHVFAELGAAGYWGLLVEQEYGGQAAPMSVFMPYLVRMATVFSTLAGLGSVHGCVGAVDPLHGMGTSEQKERFLTRLANGDRISGFALTEPGAGSDMTALKTRAVLDGDAYVVNGEKLFITNALPGRIVALVCLIDNRPEVLLVDLPEENEHFQLVRYGLYALKHSYNNGLLFKNFRVPKENLLKPKFGNGLTVAYHGLNRGRVAVCANASGGLRVMLASILPWTRYRLTYGEAIDRRELVQGRVGRLAGMIVACDALVEWCSWLLDEGYRGEMECTIAKIFGSESQKEAAIEFLMKTHGGRSFLHGHLFGDNCHEYFAPCIYEGEGEMLAMAFFKSLVKQHGKTFFEPVGRVLAKLQVKEPNLTDLAHLKGLAPVLVPYAKWLVGERFGSRQLGALPKMPDALTAHARFAIDGLTHMAREISSSMRKHQLNLADRQCRMSELSLRVQNLVTMLVTALYAAKQTDELLQTAGDVACQDLRFKLTNERLSDAYFRTVTRLGAKIADGGFEPIAGIPPGEILKPYENASGK